In a single window of the Melioribacteraceae bacterium genome:
- a CDS encoding TonB-dependent receptor, which produces MSFLRIAAVILFLTLSTSTNFSQQSTSNNSYSIEGLVFDLSTSKPMEFANIVLFTESDSLQANGTVTNRDGKFVLTGIKKGTYFLRASYIGYDNFFSSRLIIQNNDLDFGKIYLAPKSIGINDVVVSGQRAPISYEIDKKVINVSENFSASSGTAVDILENIPSVTVDIEGNVSLRGSGNFKVLIDGRPSILDPADALQQIPASSIENIEIITNPSAKYDPEGTSGIINVILKKSKNQGISGVFELNGGLKDKYGGEIITDIKEEAFQANIGLNYNNRNFGGTESENNWTNDGSKISYYNSSGNSSRGMEHYGIRGSLSFDMGSQRLLMFGGRFGGRSHFGNSSLDYSEWTSSNLNRINLLSNSQDSRKGNNFTLFANYQHPFETKGHQLSAELNFQSGSSNEENVHRLIDVNKILSGQISTEDGPGNEIEAKLDYTLPLGIDSKFEAGFQSEFEFDTEQTGLQNFNPLTQLFDRDPLYDKDISYDKQEIAIYTMFASKFNKFGYQLGFRTEHTGRSIELNSTNQLFEIDKWDYFPSAHISYEFFPGHQMMTSYTRRINRPRGWELEPFETWVNSYNLRIGNPALLPEYIDSYEFGYQTLLGKSVLSMEAYYRITNNRIERIRSIYSDKVTLQSVENIGKDFALGTELFFNFDPVNNWNVNLMANIFDYTIDGKLYGEDFSRNSFNWNVRFNNSFKIGETTQLQFNTNYNSPSVSAQGKREGFVYANLAVKQELFENLLTATLQIRDLFGTAKFESVNQSFDFYNYRYSEHESPIVMLNLRFNINNYKSDRRDRDGGIQDSGEGFGD; this is translated from the coding sequence ATGAGCTTTTTACGTATCGCGGCAGTTATTTTATTTTTAACTCTTAGCACTTCTACTAACTTTAGTCAGCAATCAACTTCTAATAATTCATATAGTATTGAGGGATTGGTATTCGATTTATCAACTTCAAAACCAATGGAATTTGCTAACATTGTTCTCTTTACTGAATCAGATTCCCTGCAGGCGAATGGTACGGTTACAAATAGAGATGGGAAATTTGTTTTAACCGGAATTAAAAAGGGTACTTATTTTTTACGCGCAAGTTATATTGGATACGATAATTTTTTCTCAAGCAGATTGATAATTCAGAATAATGATCTGGATTTTGGGAAAATTTATCTTGCACCTAAATCAATTGGTATTAATGATGTTGTTGTTAGCGGCCAAAGAGCACCAATTTCCTACGAAATAGATAAGAAAGTAATAAATGTAAGTGAGAATTTTTCTGCTAGTTCCGGCACTGCTGTAGATATACTGGAAAATATTCCTTCGGTTACAGTAGATATCGAAGGAAATGTTAGCTTAAGAGGCAGCGGCAATTTTAAAGTGTTAATCGACGGTCGTCCCTCAATTCTAGATCCGGCAGATGCTCTTCAACAAATACCAGCTAGTTCAATTGAAAACATTGAAATCATTACCAATCCTTCGGCAAAATATGATCCCGAGGGTACTTCAGGCATAATCAACGTGATTCTAAAAAAGAGTAAAAACCAGGGTATTAGTGGTGTTTTTGAATTAAATGGCGGACTAAAGGATAAATATGGCGGCGAGATAATAACCGACATTAAAGAGGAAGCATTCCAAGCTAATATTGGTCTCAATTATAATAATAGAAATTTTGGTGGTACGGAAAGTGAGAACAACTGGACTAATGATGGTTCCAAAATTTCCTATTATAACTCCAGCGGTAATTCTAGCCGTGGAATGGAGCATTATGGCATTCGAGGTTCTTTATCATTTGATATGGGGAGTCAAAGATTATTAATGTTCGGTGGGAGATTTGGTGGAAGATCTCATTTTGGCAATTCTAGTTTAGACTACTCGGAATGGACTTCCTCTAACTTGAATAGGATTAATTTACTTAGTAACTCACAGGATAGCAGAAAGGGAAATAATTTCACTTTATTCGCTAACTATCAGCATCCATTTGAAACTAAAGGGCATCAGCTAAGTGCTGAGCTCAACTTTCAATCCGGAAGTTCGAATGAAGAAAACGTGCATCGTTTAATTGATGTAAATAAAATTTTAAGCGGACAAATTTCGACTGAGGATGGGCCCGGCAATGAGATTGAGGCAAAATTAGATTATACTCTTCCATTAGGTATTGATTCAAAATTTGAAGCGGGTTTTCAAAGTGAGTTTGAGTTCGATACTGAACAAACCGGATTGCAAAACTTTAATCCCCTCACACAGTTGTTTGATAGAGATCCACTTTATGATAAGGATATTTCCTACGATAAACAGGAAATTGCTATTTATACAATGTTCGCAAGCAAGTTTAATAAATTTGGCTATCAGTTAGGTTTTAGAACCGAACATACCGGGCGTTCGATTGAACTGAATTCTACAAATCAATTATTTGAAATTGATAAATGGGATTATTTCCCATCAGCTCATATTTCGTATGAATTTTTCCCCGGCCATCAAATGATGACCAGTTACACAAGAAGAATTAACCGCCCAAGAGGCTGGGAATTGGAGCCTTTTGAAACATGGGTGAACTCGTACAATCTTCGAATTGGAAATCCGGCATTGCTTCCTGAGTATATAGATTCGTATGAGTTTGGCTATCAAACATTATTAGGTAAAAGTGTTCTTTCAATGGAAGCCTATTATAGAATCACCAACAATCGTATAGAGCGAATTCGGTCAATATATTCTGATAAAGTCACACTCCAATCAGTCGAAAACATTGGAAAAGATTTTGCATTAGGTACTGAATTGTTTTTCAACTTTGATCCGGTTAATAATTGGAACGTGAATCTGATGGCAAACATTTTTGATTATACAATTGATGGCAAATTATATGGTGAAGATTTTAGCCGAAATAGTTTCAATTGGAATGTAAGATTCAATAATAGTTTTAAAATTGGTGAAACTACTCAGTTGCAATTTAACACAAATTATAATAGTCCATCTGTTTCTGCTCAAGGAAAACGAGAGGGATTCGTGTATGCAAATCTAGCCGTAAAACAGGAGCTATTTGAAAATTTATTAACCGCTACTTTGCAGATTCGTGATCTATTCGGTACTGCGAAATTTGAATCCGTTAACCAATCATTCGATTTCTACAATTACCGTTACTCAGAACATGAATCCCCCATTGTTATGTTAAACCTACGCTTCAATATAAACAATTATAAATCTGACAGACGGGATCGTGATGGCGGCATTCAAGATTCCGGTGAAGGATTCGGAGACTAA
- a CDS encoding DUF134 domain-containing protein, with protein MPRPKKKRRICCSPTSIYFKPRAVPLSNLKISPINMDELEAIKLADFDKLSHEQGASKMKISRATFGRILETARFKVADALLNGKAIEIITINN; from the coding sequence ATGCCTCGTCCTAAGAAAAAAAGAAGAATTTGCTGTTCACCTACATCAATATATTTTAAACCAAGAGCCGTACCCCTTAGCAATCTAAAAATTTCCCCAATTAATATGGATGAATTAGAAGCAATCAAACTTGCCGATTTTGATAAGCTTAGTCATGAACAAGGAGCATCAAAAATGAAAATTAGTAGGGCTACCTTTGGCAGAATTTTAGAGACCGCCCGTTTTAAAGTGGCTGACGCTTTGCTAAATGGTAAAGCAATCGAAATAATAACAATAAATAATTGA
- a CDS encoding PD40 domain-containing protein produces MKKLLFFTFLLFSFAATIYAQIDATMLQYPDVSKTHIVFSYAGDLWTVPKEGGTALKLSSPKGQEIFPKFSPDGSQIAFSGNYDGNIDVYVVPTTGGVPTRVTNHGMTDRIIDWYPDGKNLLYASSKHSGKQRFSQFYKVSVQGGLPVVLPVPYGEHASLSPDGKQIAYTNKTESFRTWKRYRGGDAADIWLFDLEKFTVDYIIENPAGDELPMWSGRKIYFISDRGPEIRMNIWSYNIDTKELKQITKFTDFDIHFPSLGPAEIVFENGGKLYLLNLSDEKYREVKVNVVTDAITLMPRNEKVDKLIQNFSLSPDGKRGAIEARGEIFNVPAENGAVINLTKSSGTAERYPAWSPNGKYIAYWSDKSGEYELTIRDMQKPGEEKKLTSYKEGYRYNLYWSPNSKMLAFVDKAMEIIIYDMENDKTYKVDKAKYWYQGALAQFKPSWSSDSRWLAYQNDLVNRSSAIFIYDTKEKKSIQATSGFYSDTEPVFDPDGKFLYFLTNRNFAPVYSDFENSFVYPNSTNLALVPLTNDIVSPLAPKNDTTSIKKEEVKKEENKDGKKTEAKKDSTKEVKIVFDNFENRVVILPTIPGNFARLAAVTGKLIFHRTPNSGSSDKIKPIYYFDLEKREEKKIIDDADAFEVSANGKKIAIVKSGSFAVVDIAENQKLDKKMPTTMMEMTVDPKAEWKQIFNDVWRFQRDFFYDKNMHGVNWDKMRDRYGKLVDYCVTRWDLNFILGELISELNASHTYRGGGDTDEADFRNVGYLGIDWEIANGAYRIKKILTGAIWDTEVRSPLSMPGLKIKEGDYILSVNGQPLDILKAPWGAFEGLADKTVELTVNDKPTFDGAKNIIVSALSSETRLRNLSWIESNRKYVEEKTNGKVGYIYVPSTGVSDGQYELVRMFYAQFDKSALIIDERFNNGGQIPDRFIELLNRKPLAYWAVRDGKNWQWPPTAHFGPKVMLINGWSGSGGDAFPDYFRKAGLGSLIGTRTWGGLIGITGMPALIDGGNISVPTFRMYDPDGKWFKEGHGVDPDIEVVDDPSKLAKGIDPQLDRAIEEMLNSLKQAPYAEPKQPAYEKR; encoded by the coding sequence ATGAAAAAACTACTTTTTTTCACATTCCTATTATTTTCATTTGCGGCAACAATTTACGCCCAAATTGACGCAACAATGCTTCAGTATCCAGACGTATCCAAAACTCATATTGTATTTTCATATGCTGGTGATTTATGGACAGTTCCTAAAGAAGGTGGAACTGCATTAAAATTGAGTTCCCCCAAAGGACAGGAAATATTTCCTAAATTTTCTCCTGATGGTTCTCAAATAGCCTTTAGCGGAAATTATGATGGTAATATTGATGTATATGTTGTTCCAACTACAGGAGGAGTTCCAACACGAGTTACAAACCATGGGATGACGGATCGAATTATTGATTGGTATCCTGATGGGAAAAATTTACTTTATGCATCATCTAAACACAGTGGAAAGCAACGGTTCAGTCAATTTTACAAAGTTTCGGTTCAAGGTGGACTCCCGGTGGTACTACCTGTCCCTTATGGCGAGCATGCTTCATTATCTCCGGATGGTAAACAGATTGCATATACTAATAAAACTGAATCATTCCGGACATGGAAAAGATACCGCGGCGGAGATGCGGCAGATATTTGGCTTTTTGATTTAGAAAAATTTACCGTTGATTATATTATTGAAAATCCCGCCGGCGATGAATTACCAATGTGGAGCGGAAGAAAAATTTATTTTATCTCTGACCGTGGACCAGAAATAAGAATGAATATTTGGTCATATAATATTGATACAAAAGAACTAAAACAGATTACTAAATTCACCGATTTTGATATACATTTTCCCTCGCTTGGTCCAGCAGAAATAGTATTTGAAAATGGAGGGAAATTATATTTATTAAATTTATCTGATGAGAAGTATCGTGAAGTTAAAGTAAATGTTGTAACAGATGCTATTACTCTAATGCCAAGGAATGAAAAAGTTGATAAACTTATTCAAAACTTTTCACTTTCCCCCGATGGCAAAAGAGGCGCAATTGAAGCACGCGGTGAAATATTTAATGTGCCTGCCGAAAATGGGGCAGTAATTAATCTAACTAAAAGCTCTGGAACTGCCGAAAGATACCCTGCATGGTCTCCAAATGGGAAATATATCGCCTATTGGAGCGATAAATCCGGCGAGTATGAATTAACAATCCGCGATATGCAAAAGCCGGGTGAAGAAAAAAAATTAACCTCATATAAAGAAGGGTATAGATATAATTTATATTGGTCTCCCAATAGCAAAATGTTAGCATTCGTTGATAAAGCAATGGAGATAATTATTTATGATATGGAGAATGACAAAACCTATAAAGTTGATAAAGCAAAATATTGGTATCAAGGTGCTCTCGCGCAATTCAAACCAAGCTGGTCATCAGACAGCAGGTGGCTTGCCTATCAGAATGATTTAGTGAATAGAAGCAGTGCCATTTTTATTTATGATACGAAAGAAAAAAAATCGATCCAGGCAACTTCAGGTTTTTATAGTGATACTGAACCGGTTTTTGATCCTGACGGCAAATTCTTATACTTTTTAACAAACAGAAATTTTGCACCGGTTTATAGCGATTTTGAAAATTCTTTCGTCTATCCGAATTCTACGAACCTAGCACTTGTTCCTTTAACTAATGATATAGTTTCCCCTCTCGCCCCCAAAAATGATACCACTTCAATAAAAAAAGAAGAAGTAAAAAAGGAGGAAAATAAAGATGGGAAGAAAACTGAAGCCAAAAAGGATTCAACAAAAGAGGTCAAAATAGTATTTGATAATTTCGAGAATAGAGTAGTCATTTTACCAACAATCCCAGGTAACTTTGCTCGCTTAGCGGCTGTAACCGGAAAGTTAATTTTTCACCGAACTCCAAATAGTGGTTCTTCTGATAAGATTAAACCTATCTATTATTTTGATTTGGAGAAGCGGGAAGAGAAAAAAATTATTGATGACGCCGATGCATTTGAAGTTTCGGCTAATGGTAAAAAAATTGCCATTGTGAAATCGGGATCATTTGCTGTAGTTGATATTGCTGAGAATCAAAAACTCGACAAAAAAATGCCAACTACGATGATGGAGATGACTGTTGATCCAAAAGCTGAATGGAAACAAATATTTAATGATGTATGGCGTTTTCAAAGAGATTTCTTTTATGATAAAAATATGCATGGCGTTAATTGGGATAAAATGAGAGATCGTTACGGAAAATTAGTCGATTATTGTGTCACTCGCTGGGACTTAAATTTTATCCTTGGTGAGCTTATTTCTGAATTGAATGCCTCCCACACTTATAGGGGGGGCGGTGATACTGACGAAGCCGATTTTAGAAATGTTGGTTATCTTGGAATTGATTGGGAAATAGCAAATGGTGCTTATCGAATTAAAAAAATTCTTACTGGTGCAATTTGGGATACTGAGGTTCGTTCACCTCTTTCGATGCCGGGACTCAAAATAAAAGAGGGAGATTATATTTTATCAGTGAATGGCCAGCCATTAGATATATTAAAAGCACCATGGGGTGCCTTCGAAGGATTGGCGGATAAAACGGTTGAACTTACAGTTAATGACAAACCAACATTTGATGGCGCTAAAAATATAATTGTATCGGCATTATCCTCAGAAACACGGTTGAGAAATCTTTCATGGATCGAATCAAATAGAAAATATGTTGAGGAAAAAACAAATGGCAAAGTTGGATATATCTATGTTCCAAGCACAGGTGTGAGCGATGGACAATATGAACTGGTAAGAATGTTTTATGCTCAATTTGATAAATCAGCATTAATAATTGATGAAAGATTTAATAATGGTGGACAAATTCCGGATCGTTTCATAGAATTATTAAATAGAAAGCCACTTGCATATTGGGCAGTGCGTGACGGTAAAAATTGGCAATGGCCGCCAACCGCTCATTTCGGTCCAAAAGTAATGTTGATTAATGGATGGAGTGGTTCTGGTGGTGATGCGTTCCCCGACTATTTTAGAAAAGCTGGACTTGGATCTTTAATTGGGACAAGAACCTGGGGAGGATTAATAGGAATTACAGGTATGCCGGCGCTTATTGATGGCGGTAATATATCAGTACCAACCTTCAGAATGTATGATCCTGATGGTAAATGGTTTAAAGAAGGACATGGTGTTGATCCTGATATTGAGGTAGTTGATGATCCTTCAAAATTAGCCAAAGGGATTGATCCTCAACTTGATCGTGCAATTGAAGAGATGTTGAATTCTCTCAAACAAGCTCCGTATGCCGAGCCAAAGCAGCCAGCGTATGAAAAACGATAA
- a CDS encoding response regulator transcription factor: protein MTKILLVEDEPNMRLGLKDNLEFEGYEVDIACDGKEGYDKAINNKYDLILLDVMMPRMSGFDVCKNARLNGIRTPIILLTAKGEEVDKIIGLELGADDYITKPFSIRELLARIKAILRRTTPDISEGVIKIGRLEINFSSFTAFDEGVDISLSHREFEVLKYLYENKNQTVSRDSLLKNVWMQEATTTRTIDNFILKLRQKIETDPNNPKIILTVHGIGYKLIL from the coding sequence ATGACAAAAATATTATTAGTTGAAGATGAACCAAATATGAGGTTGGGATTAAAAGATAATCTCGAGTTTGAGGGATATGAGGTTGATATTGCATGCGATGGGAAAGAAGGATACGATAAAGCTATTAATAATAAATATGACCTTATTCTGCTTGATGTAATGATGCCAAGGATGTCAGGGTTTGATGTTTGTAAAAACGCGAGATTAAATGGAATTAGAACCCCAATAATACTGCTAACAGCAAAAGGGGAAGAAGTTGATAAAATAATTGGACTTGAATTAGGAGCAGATGATTATATAACAAAACCATTTAGTATTAGAGAATTACTTGCACGAATTAAGGCTATTCTTAGAAGAACAACCCCAGATATATCTGAAGGAGTTATTAAAATTGGGCGGCTCGAAATTAATTTTTCATCATTTACTGCTTTTGATGAGGGCGTAGATATTTCATTATCACACCGTGAATTTGAGGTTCTAAAATACTTGTATGAAAATAAAAACCAGACTGTAAGCCGAGATAGTTTATTGAAAAATGTTTGGATGCAGGAAGCAACGACAACTCGTACGATTGATAACTTTATTTTAAAACTGCGTCAAAAAATCGAAACCGATCCAAATAATCCGAAGATAATTTTAACCGTTCACGGAATTGGTTATAAATTAATTCTTTAG
- a CDS encoding HAMP domain-containing histidine kinase, translating into MNKPIKKIIIILLAFSILPVIFWAVRDAVSLRDDEQMLQSIYKNQLETILFSVNQYSDDIIRSWVLKIESSISNSEESIIKEFMEEHASVNSIVITDTSGLSTVEWTSKSGVIIYNKVMDRALIDKNSQTIDLLLRNFNSGFQRIAPIESDSAELQNLMILLQNRQICIIGLRKEQFVDEILAAKIRLIAQSNISASVFDSNTNRVVFSTNGNNTAPPEESNFLWIIPSYKIGLQLTGTSLKEIIDDRNKVNIILLITLLVLMIGTAAYLYINFKKEIELAQIKADFVANVSHELRTPLSLIQMFADTLALGRVKTEEKKYEYYEILSRETDRLSKIVNKILNFSKIEAGKWKFNFVTISINETVRNIYDTYKFHLQNNACTFSVKFGDDLPQILGDSEAISEAIINLIDNAVKFSGENKHIEIETGRENENIFVSVIDHGIGISATDQKKIFDKFFRVSTGNVHNVKGTGLGLSLVKHIVEAHKGKIELKSEIGKGTTIKVLFPIKINEVKK; encoded by the coding sequence ATGAACAAACCTATTAAAAAAATAATAATTATTCTATTAGCATTTTCAATTCTGCCGGTAATTTTTTGGGCAGTTCGAGATGCCGTGTCGCTTCGTGATGATGAACAGATGCTGCAATCTATATATAAGAATCAGCTAGAAACAATTTTGTTTTCTGTTAATCAATATTCCGATGATATTATAAGAAGCTGGGTATTAAAAATTGAATCTAGTATCTCGAATAGTGAGGAATCGATAATTAAAGAATTTATGGAAGAACATGCCTCTGTTAACTCAATTGTAATCACCGATACAAGCGGATTGAGTACTGTTGAGTGGACAAGTAAATCTGGTGTAATCATCTATAATAAAGTAATGGACAGAGCACTGATCGATAAAAACTCACAAACCATAGATTTACTGCTTCGAAATTTTAATTCCGGTTTCCAAAGAATAGCACCTATTGAAAGTGACTCGGCAGAATTACAGAATCTAATGATATTATTACAGAATAGACAAATCTGTATTATAGGACTGAGAAAAGAACAATTTGTTGATGAAATACTTGCGGCTAAAATTAGATTAATAGCACAAAGTAATATTTCGGCCTCGGTTTTTGATTCTAACACAAATAGAGTCGTTTTTTCTACTAACGGCAATAATACTGCTCCTCCCGAAGAATCAAATTTTTTATGGATCATTCCTTCATACAAAATAGGATTACAACTTACCGGTACATCCTTAAAGGAAATAATTGATGACCGTAATAAAGTTAATATAATTCTATTGATCACTCTTCTTGTTTTGATGATTGGAACTGCGGCATATCTTTATATCAATTTCAAAAAAGAAATAGAATTAGCCCAAATTAAAGCAGATTTTGTTGCTAATGTTTCGCACGAGCTTCGAACACCATTGTCATTGATTCAAATGTTTGCTGATACATTAGCACTTGGGAGAGTAAAGACTGAAGAGAAAAAATATGAGTATTATGAAATCTTAAGCAGGGAAACAGATAGACTAAGTAAAATTGTAAATAAGATTTTAAACTTTTCAAAAATTGAAGCCGGAAAGTGGAAATTTAATTTTGTTACTATCTCAATAAATGAAACGGTGCGAAATATTTATGATACCTATAAGTTTCATTTACAGAATAATGCTTGCACATTCTCAGTTAAATTCGGTGATGATCTGCCTCAAATATTAGGAGACAGTGAGGCCATATCTGAAGCAATAATTAACTTGATCGATAATGCCGTTAAGTTCAGTGGTGAGAATAAGCATATTGAAATAGAAACCGGCAGAGAGAATGAAAATATATTTGTTTCCGTTATTGATCATGGTATAGGAATCTCCGCAACTGACCAGAAAAAAATATTTGACAAATTTTTCAGAGTTTCTACCGGAAATGTTCATAATGTAAAAGGAACAGGGCTCGGTTTATCACTAGTAAAACACATTGTTGAAGCTCATAAAGGAAAAATAGAATTGAAAAGTGAAATTGGTAAGGGAACTACCATTAAGGTTCTTTTCCCAATAAAAATTAATGAGGTAAAAAAATGA